One window of Siniperca chuatsi isolate FFG_IHB_CAS linkage group LG15, ASM2008510v1, whole genome shotgun sequence genomic DNA carries:
- the mapre3a gene encoding microtubule-associated protein RP/EB family member 3a isoform X2: MAVNVYATSVSIDNLSRHDMLAWVNDSLHLTYTKIEQLCSGAAYCQFMDMLFPGCILLKKVKFQAKLEHESIHNFKVLQAAFKRMSVDKIIPVEKLVKGKFQDNFEFVQWFKKFFDANYDGKEYDPLLARQGQDVAPAPNPGPQRTSPTVPKNMPTPQRVQHNTPAMRKNPSLSRNGGSDAEIMELNQQLMELKLTVDGLEKERDFYFSKLRDIELICQEHESENNPILSRIINILYATEEGFAPPEDDDLDEQAHLDQDEY, from the exons ATGGCAGTGAATGTGTACGCTACATCTGTGTCCATTGACAACCTCAGCCGACATGACATGCTGGCATGGGTCAACGATTCCTTGCATCTCACCTACACTAAGATTGAACAGCTCTGTTCAG gGGCGGCATATTGCCAGTTCATGGACATGTTGTTTCCAGGTTGTATCCTTCTGAAGAAGGTCAAATTTCAAGCCAAGCTGGAGCATGAATCTATACACAACTTCAAAGTTCTTCAGGCTGCTTTTAAAAGGATGAGTGTTGACAAA ATTATTCCTGTTGAAAAGCTTGTAAAAGGGAAGTTCCAGGACAACTTTGAATTCGTGCAGTGGTTCAAGAAGTTCTTCGATGCCAACTACGACGGGAAGGAGTATGACCCTTTACTAGCCAGACAGGGGCAGGACGTGGCCCCTGCCCCCAACCCAG GACCACAGAGGACATCTCCAACAGTTCCCAAAAACATGCCAACACCACAGCGGGTCCAACACAACACTCCGGCTATGAGGAAGAATCCATCTTTGTCTAGAAACGGGGGCAGTGATGCTGAGATCATGGAGCTAAATCAACAG CTGATGGAGTTGAAGTTGACTGTAGACGGActagagaaggagagagacttCTACTTCAGCAAACTACGGGACATTGAGCTGATCTGCCAGGAACACGAGAGTGAAAACAACCCCATCCTCAGCAGGATAATCAACATTCTCTACGCAACAGAG GAAGGCTTTGCGCCTCCGGAGGATGATGACCTCGATGAACAAGCTCACCTGGACCAGGATGAATACTGA
- the mapre3a gene encoding microtubule-associated protein RP/EB family member 3a isoform X1 — protein MAVNVYATSVSIDNLSRHDMLAWVNDSLHLTYTKIEQLCSGAAYCQFMDMLFPGCILLKKVKFQAKLEHESIHNFKVLQAAFKRMSVDKIIPVEKLVKGKFQDNFEFVQWFKKFFDANYDGKEYDPLLARQGQDVAPAPNPGDHFIHKPKRNPGPQRTSPTVPKNMPTPQRVQHNTPAMRKNPSLSRNGGSDAEIMELNQQLMELKLTVDGLEKERDFYFSKLRDIELICQEHESENNPILSRIINILYATEEGFAPPEDDDLDEQAHLDQDEY, from the exons ATGGCAGTGAATGTGTACGCTACATCTGTGTCCATTGACAACCTCAGCCGACATGACATGCTGGCATGGGTCAACGATTCCTTGCATCTCACCTACACTAAGATTGAACAGCTCTGTTCAG gGGCGGCATATTGCCAGTTCATGGACATGTTGTTTCCAGGTTGTATCCTTCTGAAGAAGGTCAAATTTCAAGCCAAGCTGGAGCATGAATCTATACACAACTTCAAAGTTCTTCAGGCTGCTTTTAAAAGGATGAGTGTTGACAAA ATTATTCCTGTTGAAAAGCTTGTAAAAGGGAAGTTCCAGGACAACTTTGAATTCGTGCAGTGGTTCAAGAAGTTCTTCGATGCCAACTACGACGGGAAGGAGTATGACCCTTTACTAGCCAGACAGGGGCAGGACGTGGCCCCTGCCCCCAACCCAGGTGATCACTTTATCCACAAACCAAAGAGAAACCCAG GACCACAGAGGACATCTCCAACAGTTCCCAAAAACATGCCAACACCACAGCGGGTCCAACACAACACTCCGGCTATGAGGAAGAATCCATCTTTGTCTAGAAACGGGGGCAGTGATGCTGAGATCATGGAGCTAAATCAACAG CTGATGGAGTTGAAGTTGACTGTAGACGGActagagaaggagagagacttCTACTTCAGCAAACTACGGGACATTGAGCTGATCTGCCAGGAACACGAGAGTGAAAACAACCCCATCCTCAGCAGGATAATCAACATTCTCTACGCAACAGAG GAAGGCTTTGCGCCTCCGGAGGATGATGACCTCGATGAACAAGCTCACCTGGACCAGGATGAATACTGA